The DNA window cacatatatatttggtcatatgcttaaattccgccaaaactaggttttacctaattttgtgcatatgtgttctttgtgaacgtggtgaaccaaatgaactccgatttaaatgaaatttcgtgtgcatcttagtttcatcactatgaacatatttgatttagtaaagttcaagagaaaaggtcatttacactgagtttgcaaaatgactttgaatttacacttagaatttatcggtttcactattagtgatcaaattgcttggttgagtgaccaaacgatttccgattgttatgaaattttacatggacattctaatacatataaaatgatttatcatgcagtaatatgaattttctgggttgtttttctaatgtaattaacctatgcgctctatatgaagctctttgagcttacatgcaattggggagttctacctcctatttccttgtaggttaatcctcattgtggtctcatatggctcagaattcagtatgttcaagagtggtcgaagtccagtttctaagaatgagcttggagctctaggaaactatgaaaaatcctatatttgccaactttccactaaggcactttatcaagttgaatgaatcaaacattgaggctattggttgtggtcttcatggagatacaactcttttcaaacatgtgggacaaaccttgtcctctctatcattagtgatatattcttgtttgacattttcactcaagacatgtgctaccaagaaagttaggttggtgcaatcaaacaagatccttgacattttcactcaagacatgtgctatcaagaaagttatgttggtgcaatcaaacaagatccttgactaagggatcacttttgaagtctttgattcaaaatgaagggacaagatggcatagtacaatctacatccatggctgagaattaaagagagtttgaatggtcaagatttgaagacatacattgatcaaatggttgtgtataagacaactttcttgcttgcaatttttgacttaaaaaaaggagcatgtgcaacgtctatatgctctatggtggagatttgtttgctcaaatcatcaatgaccaagattaggagctgcaatggatggtagagatcaactcttgaagtttgatccaatggctgcaagcataggagagaattgcctttaaaagaggatcttccctttcatacaacttggagaagcatttgcaatcaagagagaactttgttcaaagctttcaaacattcaagcatccattgtctactaaaatcccagcttcttcttgagccactactcaaggccttctcaccattttgctgctgcaaagagagggtgctttcacttgagctcaaggtgttatttctcccaaaatcacctcaccttacctacttgaaaatcctacccgtgagtgtgtgattgttgttattgaaagttcttcacttaaagtccctttgttaaggcatattacaaacattgaagtttgagggagttcttagaaacccttggttgtaaagtttgaagattgtcttgaaatctttagtttcaagggtgacctaaaaacccttgtgagttttgtggagctcttgagaaaaccacatccttagtggaggttgaaaatcctaggttggtgaatctaggtagtagacgtaggagaagggtctccgaactactataaatcgctgtgttgatttctttgtttacttgtttatatttagtacttgtttcaaactgcaggattttcaaaaccctaatctgtccgagattagcagactgccttaaactttgaattttgatctgaaattttgatatagtgtttattaaggtgttgtgacattgcatataaaatttcgttgcattttgacatcatttgataggtaaaatctgagttgaaaaatctgtgtgcagtgtgttgcttgaaaatctgttttgtgcaattcttgattatttgatatttggtcattcactatattgtatcacatcttgcattggattgaatattgattaggaaagtcattagagtccaaatttttgtgctacttgttaattgccattaatttgtttaaattgaaaaagggattccaattggaatttggggacacaattcaccccccctcttgtgttaaaactcgatccgtcaaatAATGTGACCCAAATAATCCACCTGGTTTACACCAAAGCTGCATTTGGAGAGTTTCACATATAATTGATGCTATTGTAAGCACAAAAACACTAACTCCAAGTGATATAAGTGCTGCTCGAAGGTGGAGCTATAGATTAAAATGTCATTCAGAAAAACAATTACAAATTTCTGCAGATAAGGTTGGAAAATCTCATTCATAAGTTATTGGAACGTACCCGGTGCATTTGTTAAGCCAAACGACATtaccaaaaattcaaaatggccGTCGTGGGTTCGGAAGGCTGTTTTGTGAATATCCGCATCGTCCACCCTGACTTGATGATACCCCGCCCGCAAATCTAGTTTGGAAAACACGGCTGCACCATAAAGTTCATCCAATAACTCATCTATAATTGGAATGGGATACTTATCCTTAGTGGTGATGTTGTTTAAGGCCCGATAATCCACACATAGACGCCAACACCCATCTTTCTTGGGCAACAAGAGAGCCGGGGAAGAAAAAAGGCTACTTGAAGCACGAATAGTCCCTGCTTTCAACATTTCTTGCACTAAACGTTCAATCTCCGCCTTTTGAAAGTGGACGTATCTATAAGGACACACATTCATAGGGGAACTCCCTGGCACTGTTGGGATACGATGATTCCGTTCTCTCAAAGGGGCCAACCTCGTAGGTTCATCAAAAAGCTTGTTAAAGCACTGAATCAGATCATTAATCGCGGGCTCTAAACCTTCCTGCCCTAGCATGACCTGACCTTTTTACACCAGCATGACTTGACCTTCCATTCTGAAAACTAACTGTGTGCTCAGGGGTGTTACAACCACCCCCAATGGCTCCGCTACTTTCAACAAACGTGCCATTCGTTGAGCCTCGATCACCTTAATGGGTTTGGAATTAATTCCAATAATGGACACTTCTCTCCCATCCTTAGTAAACCTCATTAGAAGGTGATCGAAATCCCACAACACCTCTCCTAAAGTCTTCAACCAATCCATCCCCAAAATGGCATCACATCCTCCCAACTTTAGCATGAAAAAATCTGTAGAACAACAATATTGGTCAACATTTACTGGAACTGCAGGGCAAAATGTACTTCGCATGCTTCCTCTGTCCGTGATCCTGACTTCCATAATAGTACCATTTTCCAGTTTACAACCAAAACTTACAACCAGTTGAGGATGTAGAAAATTATGCGTGCTCCCAGAGTCTATCATAGCCATGAAAAGTTGGTTTTTTATGTTCACTGTGACTCTCATTGTTTGAGAAGTAATGGACCCACCCAAGGCATCCAGAGATATTTGTAAGGCTGCTGGTTCAGTGGAATCAACAGTGAACTGGGAATTGGTTTGCTCCACATCCGCTTCCATCTCACACTCTTCCAGTAAAAGCAAAGTTTTTTGTTTACACTTGCGTCTTGTTACCCACTTTTCATCACAATTATAGCACAACTGCTTCTTCTTTCTGTCAGCCATCTCTTATGGAGTCAATCAATTAATAGGTCGTAACCCCGCGAAACGTTTCACTTCTGCTATTTTCTGTTTAGGCAACAATGACCTCCTACGCTTAGAATTCAGTTTATCTTCCATTAGTCTAGCCAAACCCATAGCTAAAATTAACGTCGAGGGTCTCAACGCCTTGACATCCAGCCGTATTTCATCGATCAACCCACCCACGAAACAACTTATTAAGAATGCTTCTAGTAAGCCTTCTACCAAATTCGTGTACTTCTCAAACTCTTTCTGATACTCTTGTACTGACCCTGTTTGTTTTAGTTTGGCCAGAATTTCGAAGAAGTCTTCAAACTGACTCGGACCAAAGCGAGTGGTAATTGCTGTGGCTAAGTGTTTCCAGCCCTCCCGTATCACGGCTTTGTTCATCCATTTGAACCATTGCAATGCTTCTCCGCGAAGgtaaaagggcaaaaaatgaATTTGGAGATCTAGTGGTGTTTGATTTAAGTCGAAAAATTACTCTGCACAATAAACCCATTCTATCGGGTCACCGGAATCAAATTTAGGAAAATCCATTCGAGTCCCCTTTAGAAGAACCCCCATATCAGACCTTCGGTTAACTTCTTCAGGCAAAACTCTTGAACCTCTGGGATGAAGACTAGCTTTCTTCTCATATTCCTCCTTTTTCAACTCTTCTTGGGAAATGTTTGAGCCCCGTTCGAACTTGGCACCCAAACCTGCCACCAAGTCGACTATTCGCTGCATCTACTGTTCGTTCTTCTGAAATCGTGACTCAAATTGTTGCTCCAAGACTTGAAAACGTTGTTCGGTCTTCTTCCACGTCTTCACTAACTctttcttcatattttccttCTACTTTCGCGTTAAGACCATGCACAGTGAACCTGCCTCTTCGATACCAATGTTAAGATAACACCCTTTTGGATGGAATCCAAGCCACAACACCAGCAGTTTCAGAGTAATGAAACCCTAAATAGTAACAACTGAGGTAATATTTCTGATAGAAAGACAAAGATGGGACAGAGGTTACAACTTcaacaacaacactaaataaagaaaAGGCCTTACAAAACACACACCTAAGGCCCAAGCCCAACCACTAAGTAGAACCCATTGGTTTTCCTAACAGACATACATCATGTGCTCTTCATTCAGGTTTTGCCTTGTAGGACATACTTCATTTATTCCTTTGTGTTCAAACCAAGTGTTCCAACTCAAAATCACTTTCATTTCCAATCCTTAGCTGGTCCTGCATTGGATTCTATTGAAGTATGTAGGGAATATTGTTTGTCAACCAAACTGACAGAGGTAATGATTTTCAACCCCAAATATCTATTAATAGTTTGGAGACAAAGCCATGTGAGACTTTATGGACCTGTTACGTCCTAAAGACCTAGCAGCAAACGATTCCAAATTCAACAAGCATTTCCACATTCATCCCTTCCATCTACATTAGTATCTTTGCTTTGAACAACAAATACTCAGAAAGTTTACTTTTTCTTGGATCCTTACtaaagggaaaccaaaaggaaatCATGGGTATTCGTTTTCCTTCAGTTCTTACCAAGCAAATTCTGCAGCGATCTTCAACATCTATGGCTGTGCCCAAAGGATTCTTAGTAGTATATGTCGAGAAAATTGAGAAGAAGAGATTTGTCGTTCCGGTATCCTATCTCAATGAGCCTTCATTCCGGGAATTGCTTAGTAAAGCTGAAGAAGAGTTTGGTTTTGATCATCCAATAGGTGGTTTGACAATTCCTTGTTCATCAACAGATAGACACAACTTGAGTTTTCAACCTCATATTCTCTGTTAACTACTTTGGAAGACAGAACCATGTGATTGATACTCATAACTCATATTGACCTATTGAGCAGGTCCCAGAAATGCTCCTTACCGCCCAATTCacactcaataaaaaaaaacgtaTACCATTTCATCTATACGTATGCATCCACATAGTTGGTTTATAAATCAAGCCAAATCTTAAAAGACTATGAGAAATTGTGCTGCATATTCATATTGTGAGActgtacattatatagttacattgagagccctaaattagggaaaccgaatcaatcaaatcaacctaattctaggaaactaaatcaaagggaatatttacaacccataattgtAGGAAACGTAATATTCAACGTAACATTCTTTCCTAATTTCAACACTCCCCGTCAAGTTGAAATGGATGTCAACTTCTATATGATTAGTTCATTCATGGAGAATTGAGTCGGATGATAACATGATGGCAGACTTATTATCACAGAATGAAGTAGACGAGTCTGTTACAGAAATACCTAGTTCAGTGAGGAGAGAACGAAGCCACATGATTTCGCATGTACCATGAGCCATGGCATGATATTCAGATTCAGCTGATGATCGAGAAACAACTGCTtgctttttacttttccatgataTAAGATGATTACACTGGAAAGTACAAAAGCCAGAGGTAGAACATTTGTCACTTAAGGAACCCGCATAATTAGCATCAGTGTAGTCCGAGAGATCAGATGGTATATAGCATGAGAGACTGGATGGTGGACATGACATCTTTCCAAAAGTATAGAATAATTCGAGACCAAGACAAGATTTGAGAGAACTGAGAATGTGATAAACAACATCCAAATGTGAAGTACGTGGAGAGTGCATGTACTGACTAACAATACTAACAGCAAACATAATATCTGATCTCGTGTTTGTCAGGTAAATAAGGCGTCCCACAAGACGTTGATACACAGATGGATCTGGCAAACAATCTCCTGAGTCTGGTGACAAGTTGAGGTTAGGAATCATAGGAGTAGAGGCAAATTTACAACCAAGCATACTAGCATCCTGCAGAAGATCAAGAACTTATTTTCTCTGGGATAGAGATATACCACGACAAGAACGAGCAAcctcaataccaagaaaataccGAAGATGACCTAAATCCTTAATGTCAAAGAATTTTCTGAGGTCATCCTTTACCTAAATAATACTTGGGGAGTCATCTCCAGTAATAAGgatgtcatcaacataaactGAGATGATAATACATTTGCCGTGGATAGGCGACTAATGAAACATGTATGATCTGAATGACACCAACAAACCCCATAGTAAGCAAAACTTCACTGAAGCGACTGAACCATATCCGGGGAGATTGCTTAAGGCCATAAAGAGATTTCTGAGAAGGCACACTTTTCCTAAATACCCCCTGGCCATGAAAACCTGGTGGAAGATCCATGTAGATAGTCATGGAAAGGACCCCATTAAGGAATgcattttcaacatctatcTGATACAGAAGCCAAGAATATGTAGCAGCAAGAGAAACAAGGAGATGAACTGTAGTAAGTTTCGCAACAGGAGTAAAAGGGGCTCCAAAGTTTTTATTGAGAATTTGGGTGAAGCTCTAGGCCACAAGAGAGGCCTTATAgcgatcaaccgaaccatcaatTAGATACTTTATAGTGAacacccacttacaaccaacagTGCTCTCACCAAAAGCACGATCAATAAGGTTCCCAGTATGATTACGCTAGAGGGCATCCATTTCTAATTCCATGGCAAGGACCCATTTAGGATTCTGGAGAGCGGAGTGGACTGAGCGAGGGATAAAATCGGAGTCAAGCTGGCCAAGAAAGGTCTTATAGGAAtctgaaaaacaatgataagaCAAATACTTGGCAATGGGATGGTCAGTACTACTCGTAAATCCAAAACGGGAGGGGGAAACTATCACGAGTAGGGTAACGAGGGGCAGAAACAGAAGAAAGGGAAGTACCTAATTCCAGAGAAGACATTAGTGGAGGGTCAGAAGCAGACGCGCGTCGAGTATAGACCTTATCAAAGAGAACGAGAGGTGGTCCATTATGAGTATATATGGAGCCAGGAGAAGCGGAATGAGGGGAAGATTCAGGTAATAGAAATGGTCATGGAGGCGTGATTGATCTGGAGTGGAGAGAGAAGGCTCCACGATCGGTTTTGATCTAAGAGGACTACCTGAGAAAAAAGGAACAGTTTccaaaaaagtaacatccaaGGAGTTATAAAAGCAACAAAAATAGGATCATAACATTGATAGCCCTTGGGCATAGAAGAATACCTGAGAAAAATACAACGAATGGCTTTATCATCAAGTTTAGTGGAGGGATTGCGATTTTGAACAAATTAGGTACATCCAAACACACGGGGAAGAAGTGGAAACAAAGTAGTACCTGATCGAAGGACATAAAGTGGTGTAGTGCCCTAAAGTGCATGACTCAGAGTATGATTAATAAGGTATGTTTTAGTAAGAACAACCAAGTATCAGAAGGTTTTGGGAACATTCATTCCTCGAAGAAGACATCGAACGACCGACATGATGTGACGATTTTTACGTTTCGCTACACCATTTTGTTCAAGTGTGTAGGGACATGTGAGTTGTTGAAGGATCCCATTTTGAGCAAGCTAAGTGCGAAATTCATTGGTGAGATATTCACCGCCATTGTCAGATCGAATGGCATGAACAACAGTATTGTACTGAGTTTTAACCATATgaagaaaattagtgaaatgagaaaagacttCAGATTTGTTCTTCATAAGATAAACCCAAGTACAACGAGTGTAGTCATCAATAAAAGTAACATAATAATGATATTGTGAAAAAGAAGTAGTGGGAGAAGGTCCCTAGACATCAGAATGAACAAGATCAAATACTGTAGGAGAACGATACATGCGAGGAATATAGGAAGTGCGAGTATGCTTGGACAATTCACAAACTTGACAacgaaatttaaaatttttgcacgCTTTATTCAAAGGCTAAAAAAGCCAACATAGATATTGAAAGTTCGCATGGCCCAAACAAGCATGCCACAAATCTAAAGTAGAAAGTgaaaaaacagaggaagatAAAGTAGAGGAATCTAAAACTGGTAGTGTGGAAGCTTGAAGACTAAAGAATAAGACATCAGATGATGTTGGCTCCCCAAAGTAGTAGAGGTCGTCCTGCTCAAACCCCCTGCCAAAAATCTTCTTCGTAGTCAAGTTATGTAGAAAGCAACGGTCAGATAAGAAAACAACAGCTCAATTTAGGGACTTGGCAAGGCGATTGACAGAAAGGAGATTATATGCAAATTTGGAAACATAGAAAACAGAAGAAAGAGTAATATCGGGAGACATACGAATAGTGCCTTGACTATGAATGGGAAGTGAAGTCCCATCCACAATATAGACAGATTGGTTAACAGGAGTAACAGGAGAAGTGAAGGTAGAAAGCTTATCAGTCATGTGGTTGTTAGTCCCGTAGTCCAAAATCCAAGTGGGATTGCCTGACTTACCATGGAAAGCAATAGGAGTACCTGTAGCTAAGACAACTAATGAGTAGACAGTACCCAACTATAACTGTAGCTGAGCAACTGGGACTAGAGATGGGTTAAGTCTGATGAAGGAGACTCATGATCAATCGCAACAATAGCACCAGTGCGATGAGTAAATTGATGTTTTAACTCAGGGTGAAATTCAAAACAACGATCAATAAAGTGGCCCAACTTATGACAATGCTGACAATAATGGCGGTTGCAAAAAGGAGCAACAAACGCCATCTGATCAGGAACAACAAGAGAATCCATGGTCCGGGAAGAAGGTAGTGCAGTACGGCGCCTCCACTCATTACCATCGACAATGGCAAAGGCCTCATACAATGGAGGTAGAGGTGATGTGTTGAGGATTTGAGCGCGAAAAGCCTCAAACTCGGGTTTCAAAACCATCAAGAACTAATATGTATGACGATGATCAAGTTGCTTAGCCTCGATTGTAGCATCATTAGAGAAATCACTAAGAGGCTCATATTGGGCGAGTTCCTCCTAGTGAGTCTGGAGATACCCGAAGAAATCGACTACTGAGAGTCCCAGGGTGCCTGAGAAGCATGAGAAACATCCTAATGAAGCTCAAATATTTGAGAGTCACACTGTGCATGAGCGTACATATTATTCAACGCAGTTCACAAGCCATATACGGTGTCATTAACATTACCATATTATAAATCCAATCCTCCATAGAGTTGAACATCCTTTCAAGAATAACATAGTTGTCAGCCTCCCACTCATCGAAAGTAGGATCAGAGGCATTTGGTCTTGGATTTTTGTCAAATAGTCATTTTGACTTCCATTTTCCACCGAGATAAAGTCGGAGAGACCGAGCCTAAGCATGAAAATTCTTACCATTCAAGAGAGCACTAGTGACCCTAAGAGCAGGGTGTGACGGATTGAGGGATAAATCGGGACGAGAGGTTGGAGGGTCTTCCACATCTATAGATGTACCGAAAGGCTTCCTAGCTATTTATGTAGGGCTAGAGGCTCAAAAGAAAAGGCTTATACGTACAGCAAAAAATTGTTGTGGTATTCATTTCTAAATGTAATAACAGACGGTTCAAGAATTATCAAAGCAGTCTTTTAAACAGAGCAAGCTAGTACTGGTCTGCTGGATTAGAATCATTAGATGATATCTAATCGCTAATACAGTTAAACCAGAAGCTCACACTCCACAATCaagattaaaaatataaaatgggTTAATTTCCTGACAATGCCATGTTATGCCCACAAGATAATATTCATTCCATTAATTCTTCCTCCACATTTTCACTTTGCTCCTTTCCCCATATTCTTTTAGGTTTTGCAGCTAAAACCTCCATTTTGCTTGTTAATTGTTCCATTTAAAAATCATGCCTTAAATTTTTTCGTCTCGTCTCATTAGCTGAGTTGCTGTAGGATTTCTATCCATAAGCTCGGACGATACTACCGAAATACCATTTGCTTCTTTTGTGTATTATTGTCAATAATTTCAGGTGTCCAACAATTCTTACGTAGGTTACTTGCATGTGCTTCAATCAAGTATTCTATCTACGGATTCACCACCAAGATTACTTGCATATCACATCTTGAAAAGGTCAGCTATTTGAATAAATCCAGTTGGGTCCCAAATTGTTTGTCTTATTGGATGTGTTTGGCGATAACGTGTTGAAACAAGTTTCCTAGCTCAATCACTACCGAGTTTTTTTATAAAGAGTTTGAAGGAAGAACCATGTGATCTTCAGTTGCTTATGTCTCTAAGAAACCTCACATGCCCATGTCCCTCTTCCCCATAACATAACATTCGATAAGTCTCCATCAACATTTTGTCTGTGCAGTCCTCAATTATTTGAAGTATACCTAAAAGAGTTGTCTCAAGAATGTCTGCAATCCAAAGATCACATAGCTCTGCATCCATGTGGCCCACTGTTTGGTTTCCAATCTTTAGCTGGTCCTGAATTGGCTTCAGTCGAAATTGTAGGGGATGGTGTTTGTCAACGAAACTGACAAGGTGATATTTTTTTGCCCCAGCTTTCTGATTTTAGTTTGGAAGAAAAAGCCATGTGATACTGTCCTAATGGAATGTCTCAGCAGTAGATGATTTTTGGCCACTCAATCCAAATTTAATTGGGAAACAATGATAATAAtatgagaatcactctcaagaGCAAGGACTCACTcctaaggaatctctcctaatACAAAGAactttctttcatatcaaaACATCATCCCAAACCATAAAACAATGCAAGACTTAAATACTAATGTAAAGATGCTTGTTCCCATTAAAGTAGTAAATcggcaaaaagatacttttcgtcctTCAACTATGAGGTGAGTTTCATTTctgtccctaagcttttttttctcccatttgcgtccctcaactattgaaaagtatcattttcatccttttaAGTAAGATTGAAGTtgggaaaaacctgatctgacgaacaatatgatgccacgtaagatttttcaatggtcggatttattcgagggataaacaaggtactttcccatagttgggggatgaaaaagggaaaaaaaagaagaagctaagggacgaaaatgaaacccgaccaatagttgagggatgaaaaatactcttttgccGTAGTAAATCTCGTAGTAACTACGTCAGTGGTGTACCTGAGTTTACAGGGGCCCTGGGCAAACTCTAAAAGAgggccccttaattttttttcccgttaTTATCATATAGTTCAACATTAGATGTTGAGCCACCTCTTTATTTACTAGGCAAAAATTTATCAAGAGATCTTGCTAAAGATTGaactaattcttcttcttctttttttgttttcttttttcataacCTGACTTGTATTTTCTAGGCACCATTATGATAAAAAATCTCAACAACA is part of the Tripterygium wilfordii isolate XIE 37 chromosome 7, ASM1340144v1, whole genome shotgun sequence genome and encodes:
- the LOC120002578 gene encoding auxin-responsive protein SAUR23-like → MGQRTYFIYSFVFKPSVPTQNHFHFQSLAGPALDSIEVCREYCLSTKLTEGNQKEIMGIRFPSVLTKQILQRSSTSMAVPKGFLVVYVEKIEKKRFVVPVSYLNEPSFRELLSKAEEEFGFDHPIGGLTIPCSSTDRHNLSFQPHILC